From one Sciurus carolinensis chromosome 9, mSciCar1.2, whole genome shotgun sequence genomic stretch:
- the Chaf1b gene encoding chromatin assembly factor 1 subunit B isoform X1, translated as MKVITCEIAWHNKEPVYSLDFQHATTGRVHRLASAGVDTAVRIWKVEKGPDGKAIVEFLSNLARHTKAVNVVRFSPTGEILASGGDDAVILLWKVNDNKEPEQIAFQDEDEAQLNKENWTVVKTLRGHLEDVYDICWATDGNLMASASVDNTAIIWDVSKGQKISIFNEHKSYVQGVTWDPLGQYVATLSCDRVLRVYSTQKKRVAFNVSKMLSGVGVEGEVRSYRMFHDDSMKSFFRRLSFTPDGSLLLTPAGCVESGENVTNTTYVFSRKNLKRPIAHLPCPGKATLAVRCCPVYFELRPVVEADQGSREPAVELMSLPYRVVFAVASEDSVLLYDTQQPFPFGYVSNIHYHTLSDISWSSDGAFLAISSTDGYCSFVTFEKDELGIPLKEKPVLSMRTLDTAKKTKSQMNQGSSPGPRVGEGTPSSRIHDPSSPSASPSPAGQSPAPAAIKDTPSVTPSIKNSLPGPSEEKTLQPSSQNTKAPPSRRVTLNTLQAWSKTTPRRINLTPLKTDTPPNSVPTSIISTSSAEEIQLEMPGDPQGSPPELKRPRLDEDRGSPQSLDSC; from the exons ATGAAAGTCATCACGTGTGAAATAGCCTGGCACAACAAGGAGCCTGTGTACAGCTTGGACTTCCAACATGCCACGACTGGGCGGGTCCACAGACTGGCGTCTGCGGGGGTGGACACCGCAGTCAGG ATCTGGAAGGTAGAAAAAGGACCAGATGGAAAAGCCATTGTGGAATTTTTGTCCAATCTTGCTCGTCACACCAAAGCAGTCAATGTTGTACGTTTTTCTCCGACTGGGGAAATTTTAGCATCAGGAGGAGATG ATGCTGTCATTCTGTTGTGGAAGGTGAATGATAACAAGGAGCCAGAACAGATTGCTTTTCAGGATGAGGACGAGGCTCAGCTGAATAAGGAGAACTGGACTGTTGTAAAAACCCTGAG GGGCCACTTAGAAGATGTATATGATATTTGCTGGGCAACTGATGGAAATTTAATGGCTTCTGCCTCTGTGGATAACACAGCCATCATATGGGATGTCAGTAAAG GACaaaagatttcaatttttaatgagcATAAAAGTTATGTACAAGGAGTAACCTGGGATCCTTTGGGTCAATATGTTGCTACTCTGAGCTGTGACAG GGTGTTGCGGGTGTACAGCACACAGAAGAAGCGTGTGGCCTTTAATGTTTCGAAGATGCTGTCTGGAGTTGGGGTTGAAGGAGAG GTGAGAAGTTACCGGATGTTCCATGATGACAGTATGAAGTCCTTCTTTCGTAGACTCAGTTTTACTCCTGATGGATCTTTGCTTCTCACACCAG CTGGATGTGTGGAATCTGGTGAGAATGTAACGAATACAACTTACGTTTTCTCCAGGAAAAATCTCAAAAG GCCTATTGCTCATCTTCCATGCCCTGGCAAAGCAACGCTCGCCGTTCGCTGCTGCCCGGTCTACTTTGAATTGAGGCCAGTAGTGGAAGCAG ACCAGGGGTCGCGTGAGCCGGCCGTGGAGCTGATGAGCCTGCCCTACCGCGTGGTGTTTGCAGTGGCTTCTGAGGATTCTGTGCTGCTCTATGACACCCAGCAGCCTTTCCCCTTTGGCTACGTGTCTAACATACACTACCACACCCTGAGTGACATTTCATG GTCCAGCGATGGGGCCTTCCTGGCCATTTCTTCCACAGATGGTTATTGCTCATTTGTGACATTTGAGAAAGATGAACTTGGCATTCCTTTGAAAGAGAAGCCTGTTTTGAGCATGAGAACTCTTgatacagcaaagaaaactaaaagtCAGATGAACCAAGGATCTTCGCCAGGGCCCAGAGTGGGAGAGGGGACCCCCAGCAGCAGAATCCACGACCCCAGCAGTCCCTCTGCAAGTCCCTCGCCAGCTGGACAGTCTCCAGCCCCAGCAGCCATCAAGGACACTCCCTCAGTAACGCCTAGCATCAAAAACTCCTTGCCGGGGCCTTCAGAGGAGAAGACCCTGCAGCCCAGTAGTCAAAACACAAAAGCCCCCCCATCCCGGAGGGTCACTCTGAACACATTACAAGCCTGGAGCAAGACCACCCCCCG gAGAATAAACTTAACACCCTTAAAGACAGATACACCACCAAATTCTGTACCAACCAGTATAATTTCCACCTCTTCTGCAGAAGAAATTCAATTAG AGATGCCTGGAGACCCTCAGGGCAGTCCTCCAGAGCTCAAGCGGCCCAGACTCGACGAGGACAGAGGAAGCCCCCAAAGCCTGGACTCTTGCTAG
- the Chaf1b gene encoding chromatin assembly factor 1 subunit B isoform X2: MKVITCEIAWHNKEPVYSLDFQHATTGRVHRLASAGVDTAVRIWKVEKGPDGKAIVEFLSNLARHTKAVNVVRFSPTGEILASGGDDAVILLWKVNDNKEPEQIAFQDEDEAQLNKENWTVVKTLRGHLEDVYDICWATDGNLMASASVDNTAIIWDVSKGQKISIFNEHKSYVQGVTWDPLGQYVATLSCDRVLRVYSTQKKRVAFNVSKMLSGVGVEGEVRSYRMFHDDSMKSFFRRLSFTPDGSLLLTPAGCVESGENVTNTTYVFSRKNLKRPIAHLPCPGKATLAVRCCPVYFELRPVVEADQGSREPAVELMSLPYRVVFAVASEDSVLLYDTQQPFPFGYVSNIHYHTLSDISWSSDGAFLAISSTDGYCSFVTFEKDELGIPLKEKPVLSMRTLDTAKKTKSQMNQGSSPGPRVGEGTPSSRIHDPSSPSASPSPAGQSPAPAAIKDTPSVTPSIKNSLPGPSEEKTLQPSSQNTKAPPSRRVTLNTLQAWSKTTPRN; the protein is encoded by the exons ATGAAAGTCATCACGTGTGAAATAGCCTGGCACAACAAGGAGCCTGTGTACAGCTTGGACTTCCAACATGCCACGACTGGGCGGGTCCACAGACTGGCGTCTGCGGGGGTGGACACCGCAGTCAGG ATCTGGAAGGTAGAAAAAGGACCAGATGGAAAAGCCATTGTGGAATTTTTGTCCAATCTTGCTCGTCACACCAAAGCAGTCAATGTTGTACGTTTTTCTCCGACTGGGGAAATTTTAGCATCAGGAGGAGATG ATGCTGTCATTCTGTTGTGGAAGGTGAATGATAACAAGGAGCCAGAACAGATTGCTTTTCAGGATGAGGACGAGGCTCAGCTGAATAAGGAGAACTGGACTGTTGTAAAAACCCTGAG GGGCCACTTAGAAGATGTATATGATATTTGCTGGGCAACTGATGGAAATTTAATGGCTTCTGCCTCTGTGGATAACACAGCCATCATATGGGATGTCAGTAAAG GACaaaagatttcaatttttaatgagcATAAAAGTTATGTACAAGGAGTAACCTGGGATCCTTTGGGTCAATATGTTGCTACTCTGAGCTGTGACAG GGTGTTGCGGGTGTACAGCACACAGAAGAAGCGTGTGGCCTTTAATGTTTCGAAGATGCTGTCTGGAGTTGGGGTTGAAGGAGAG GTGAGAAGTTACCGGATGTTCCATGATGACAGTATGAAGTCCTTCTTTCGTAGACTCAGTTTTACTCCTGATGGATCTTTGCTTCTCACACCAG CTGGATGTGTGGAATCTGGTGAGAATGTAACGAATACAACTTACGTTTTCTCCAGGAAAAATCTCAAAAG GCCTATTGCTCATCTTCCATGCCCTGGCAAAGCAACGCTCGCCGTTCGCTGCTGCCCGGTCTACTTTGAATTGAGGCCAGTAGTGGAAGCAG ACCAGGGGTCGCGTGAGCCGGCCGTGGAGCTGATGAGCCTGCCCTACCGCGTGGTGTTTGCAGTGGCTTCTGAGGATTCTGTGCTGCTCTATGACACCCAGCAGCCTTTCCCCTTTGGCTACGTGTCTAACATACACTACCACACCCTGAGTGACATTTCATG GTCCAGCGATGGGGCCTTCCTGGCCATTTCTTCCACAGATGGTTATTGCTCATTTGTGACATTTGAGAAAGATGAACTTGGCATTCCTTTGAAAGAGAAGCCTGTTTTGAGCATGAGAACTCTTgatacagcaaagaaaactaaaagtCAGATGAACCAAGGATCTTCGCCAGGGCCCAGAGTGGGAGAGGGGACCCCCAGCAGCAGAATCCACGACCCCAGCAGTCCCTCTGCAAGTCCCTCGCCAGCTGGACAGTCTCCAGCCCCAGCAGCCATCAAGGACACTCCCTCAGTAACGCCTAGCATCAAAAACTCCTTGCCGGGGCCTTCAGAGGAGAAGACCCTGCAGCCCAGTAGTCAAAACACAAAAGCCCCCCCATCCCGGAGGGTCACTCTGAACACATTACAAGCCTGGAGCAAGACCACCCCCCG aaattaa